In Cotesia glomerata isolate CgM1 linkage group LG3, MPM_Cglom_v2.3, whole genome shotgun sequence, one genomic interval encodes:
- the LOC123260950 gene encoding nuclear pore complex protein Nup58 isoform X1 produces the protein MANFSFGVPVTTTAATGFGSFSTPKPATGFGLPAPSFGATPVSGSLTFGTAAATPAATSAPTSNFSFGITPSTVTSTGNPPNTGTTPAPPSLFGTPATSTTSLTGLNFGTLATSTTAGFGATTSAPAIGLSFGTATTSSSLLGSAPSGNLFGTKPLGTSVAPTSSTTSINKGLGGLDVSLSNKGFSLGGTGPTLAKENLIPNELTQTIESFKEYVKTQKGFSSDIARGSARPLNRCAEDTASLMEMLTTLGGSVQRDRALADKLKQDTAKALQNAEIAQRTHDTPAGLQYENTAPLMFFLELVENFEQDLMLFRSQIETTEKHIHTMMTPRALTPQELTMAMNKIHESLIAVAGRLQNVHSKVQQQKEQYLNLRKYILKDSTNVFEEIKVNGKNNRHSVGKIATGPTPFGPGNKSFLSSTTLNANRQPSYGSANSMVWGSTLPSATNISINNSMKPPTASLNFNPPLNLTAPLSTNESTSCFQLQKPPIGNKRGKH, from the exons tgGTGTACCAGTTACTACAACAGCTGCCACTGGGTTTGGATCGTTTAGCACTCCAAA accaGCAACAGGATTCGGATTGCCTGCTCCTTCGTTCGGAGCAACTCCAGTAAGTGGAAGTTTAACATTCGGAACTGCTGCTGCAACTCCAGCAGCAACAAGTGCTCCAACGTCAAACTTTAGTTTTGGAATAACACCTTCCACAGTTACCTCTACTGGAAATCCGCCAAATACTGGGACTACTCCAGCCCCTCCTAGTTTATTTGGTACTCCAGCAACTTCGACAACTTCTTTGACGGGCCTAAATTTTGGAACTCTTGCTACATCAACTACTGCAGGCTTTGGAGCTACTACAAGCGCTCCAGCAATTGGTTTAAGTTTTGGAACAGCTACTACCTCTTCAT catTACTCGGTAGTGCTCCTAGTGGAAATTTATTTGGAACTAAACCATTGGGAACATCAGTTGCTCCAACATCATCAACAACTAGCATTAATAAAGGATTAGGTGGTTTAGATGTTTCCTTAAGCAATAAAGGTTTTTCACTGGGTGGTACTGGTCCAACATTAGCAAAAGAAAACCTTATTCCAAATGAACTTACGCAAACTATTGAGAGCTTCAA agaataTGTTAAAACTCAAAAAGGGTTCAGTTCTGATATAGCAAGAGGTTCAGCTCGTCCACTTAATCGTTGTGCTGAAGACACGGCATCATTAATGGAAATGCTAACGACTTTAGGTGGATCTGTACAACGAGATCGTGCATTAGCAGATAAACTTAAACAAGACACTGCTAAAGCATTGCAAAATGCTGAAATCGCCCAAAGAACGCATGATACACCAGCTGGGCTTCAATATGAAAATACTGCTCCGTTAATGTTCTTCCTAGAATTAGtcgaaaattttgaacaagATTTGATGTTATTTAGATCACAAATTGAGACCACGGAGAAACATATTCACACAATGATGACTCCTAGAGCATTAACACCACAAG aaTTAACCATGGCAATGAATAAAATTCACGAATCACTAATAGCAGTTGCTGGCAGACTTCAAAATGTTCATAGTAAAGTACAACAACAAAAAGAACAATATCTTAATTTAAGGAAATATATTCTGAAAGATAGTACAAATGTATTTGAGGAAATCAAAGttaatggtaaaaataatcGCCACAGTGTAGGAAAAATTGCAACAGGTCCTACGCCTTTTGGTCCAG gaaataaaagttttttatcatCTACAACATTAAATGCAAATAGGCAACCAAGTTATGGATCTGCAAATTCTATGG tttggggATCGACACTACCATCTGCGAcgaatatttcaataaataattcaatgaaACCGCCAACAGCAAGTTTAAATTTCAATCCGCCTTTGAATTTGACTGCACCGTTGTCTACAAATGAATCAACTTCATGCTTTCAATTACAAAAACCACCAATTGGTAATAAACGTGGAAAACACTGA
- the LOC123260950 gene encoding nuclear pore complex protein Nup58 isoform X2 has translation MANFSFGVPVTTTAATGFGSFSTPKPATGFGLPAPSFGATPVSGSLTFGTAAATPAATSAPTSNFSFGITPSTVTSTGNPPNTGTTPAPPSLFGTPATSTTSLTGLNFGTLATSTTAGFGATTSAPAIGLSFGTATTSSSLLGSAPSGNLFGTKPLGTSVAPTSSTTSINKGLGGLDVSLSNKGFSLGGTGPTLAKENLIPNELTQTIESFKEYVKTQKGFSSDIARGSARPLNRCAEDTASLMEMLTTLGGSVQRDRALADKLKQDTAKALQNAEIAQRTHDTPAGLQYENTAPLMFFLELVENFEQDLMLFRSQIETTEKHIHTMMTPRALTPQELTMAMNKIHESLIAVAGRLQNVHSKVQQQKEQYLNLRKYILKDSTNVFEEIKVNGKNNRHSVGKIATGPTPFGPGNKSFLSSTTLNANRQPSYGSANSMGN, from the exons tgGTGTACCAGTTACTACAACAGCTGCCACTGGGTTTGGATCGTTTAGCACTCCAAA accaGCAACAGGATTCGGATTGCCTGCTCCTTCGTTCGGAGCAACTCCAGTAAGTGGAAGTTTAACATTCGGAACTGCTGCTGCAACTCCAGCAGCAACAAGTGCTCCAACGTCAAACTTTAGTTTTGGAATAACACCTTCCACAGTTACCTCTACTGGAAATCCGCCAAATACTGGGACTACTCCAGCCCCTCCTAGTTTATTTGGTACTCCAGCAACTTCGACAACTTCTTTGACGGGCCTAAATTTTGGAACTCTTGCTACATCAACTACTGCAGGCTTTGGAGCTACTACAAGCGCTCCAGCAATTGGTTTAAGTTTTGGAACAGCTACTACCTCTTCAT catTACTCGGTAGTGCTCCTAGTGGAAATTTATTTGGAACTAAACCATTGGGAACATCAGTTGCTCCAACATCATCAACAACTAGCATTAATAAAGGATTAGGTGGTTTAGATGTTTCCTTAAGCAATAAAGGTTTTTCACTGGGTGGTACTGGTCCAACATTAGCAAAAGAAAACCTTATTCCAAATGAACTTACGCAAACTATTGAGAGCTTCAA agaataTGTTAAAACTCAAAAAGGGTTCAGTTCTGATATAGCAAGAGGTTCAGCTCGTCCACTTAATCGTTGTGCTGAAGACACGGCATCATTAATGGAAATGCTAACGACTTTAGGTGGATCTGTACAACGAGATCGTGCATTAGCAGATAAACTTAAACAAGACACTGCTAAAGCATTGCAAAATGCTGAAATCGCCCAAAGAACGCATGATACACCAGCTGGGCTTCAATATGAAAATACTGCTCCGTTAATGTTCTTCCTAGAATTAGtcgaaaattttgaacaagATTTGATGTTATTTAGATCACAAATTGAGACCACGGAGAAACATATTCACACAATGATGACTCCTAGAGCATTAACACCACAAG aaTTAACCATGGCAATGAATAAAATTCACGAATCACTAATAGCAGTTGCTGGCAGACTTCAAAATGTTCATAGTAAAGTACAACAACAAAAAGAACAATATCTTAATTTAAGGAAATATATTCTGAAAGATAGTACAAATGTATTTGAGGAAATCAAAGttaatggtaaaaataatcGCCACAGTGTAGGAAAAATTGCAACAGGTCCTACGCCTTTTGGTCCAG gaaataaaagttttttatcatCTACAACATTAAATGCAAATAGGCAACCAAGTTATGGATCTGCAAATTCTATGG gaaattaa